Proteins found in one Magnolia sinica isolate HGM2019 chromosome 5, MsV1, whole genome shotgun sequence genomic segment:
- the LOC131247095 gene encoding ruBisCO large subunit-binding protein subunit beta, chloroplastic-like, which yields TTNWYKCVQFRNILGTAGQVGAQTETKLKEKKLRVEDAPNATKATVEESIIVGGGCMMLRLASKVDSNKDTLENDEQKVGVEIVRRALSYPLKLIAKNAGVNGSVVTKKVLTPSN from the exons ACTACAAATTGGTATAAATGTGTTCAATTCCGCAACATTCTTGGCACTGCTGGACAAGTTGGAGCGCAAACAGAGacaaaattgaaagagaagaagTTGAGAGTAGAAGATGCTCCTAATGCAACCAAG GCAACAGTTGAGGAGAGTATTATTGTTGGGGGTGGTTGTATGATGTTGAGACTCGCATCAAAGGTGGATTCCAACAAGGATACTCTTGAAAATGATGAGCAGAAG GTTGGAGTAGAGATTGTTAGGAGGGCTCTAAGCTATCCTCTTAAGTTGATTGCCAAAAATGCAGGTGTCAATGGAAGTGTGGTCACTAAGAAGGTGCTTACACCATCAAACTGA
- the LOC131247097 gene encoding UDP-glycosyltransferase 76B1-like, translating to MKDIPDIGTADLEVMERLGAKMDNAMRSALGYIKNTFDGLESTYLAKIRQDIHPMPLFEVGPLYKFSPGSSNNILTQEYSCMAWLDKQAPETVIYISFGSSGSFGKIDMVEIAWGLANSDQPFLWVLRTGSIHGHDSVKLLKGFKEKTWERGRIVNWAPQQEVLAHPSVGGYWTHNGWNSTLESICEGFLCYVLLIYGNKN from the coding sequence ATGAAGGACATTCCAGACATTGGCACGGCAGATCTTGAAGTCATGGAGCGTTTGGGGGCCAAGATGGACAATGCAATGAGGTCCGCTTTGGGTTACATCAAGAACACATTTGATGGTCTTGAATCAACTTACTTGGCAAAAATTAGACAAGATATTCATCCCATGCCATTGTTTGAAGTGGGCCCACTCTATAAATTCTCACCGGGATCATCAAACAACATACTAACACAAGAATACAGTTGCATGGCATGGCTAGACAAGCAGGCGCCAGAGACCGTGATTTACATCAGCTTCGGGAGCTCAGGTTCCTTTGGCAAAATAGACATGGTGGAGATAGCCTGGGGGCTAGCCAATAGTGACCAGCCCTTCTTGTGGGTTCTCCGGACCGGCTCCATCCATGGCCATGATTCGGTCAAACTACTGAAAGGGTTCAAAGAGAAGACGTGGGAGAGGGGCCGGATAGTTAACTGGGCCCCACAACAAGAAGTACTGGCCCACCCATCAGTGGGAGGCTATTGGACACACAATGGTTGGAATTCTACATTGGAGAGCATATGTGAGGGGTTCCTATGTTATGTTCTCCTCATTTATGGGAACAAAAATTGA